In Legionella beliardensis, the following are encoded in one genomic region:
- a CDS encoding MC/SLC25 family protein, translated as MSKTKQDLTAAKSFNVEKFTEQVVKGAIVGSISTTATFFGIDKPLAHATKAAAEKNYFHFPNPKNFLLSWNNSLYVNAYRATWQHPVKGYSMALFNSCMKNIVLFPTKYVTEKVIYTLTSSEEAAKNYSGFLAGMFTVYGTTPISVLKTRMMTNVPLKDLSINRLMSGVNAIALRDGIQYGIYFNTLELFKEKMGDNFLAAGAAGILGYTLSNPLSVIGLNQKTSIEPLNIADMGKKIYKANGVKGFYPLIALSAFGMFARGVAISKGLELYDSITESQAQSNKAR; from the coding sequence ATGTCTAAAACAAAGCAAGATCTAACAGCTGCAAAATCATTTAATGTCGAAAAATTTACTGAACAGGTTGTGAAAGGCGCTATTGTAGGTAGTATTAGTACAACAGCTACTTTCTTTGGCATTGACAAGCCATTAGCACATGCGACTAAAGCTGCTGCAGAAAAAAATTACTTTCACTTTCCTAATCCAAAAAATTTTCTACTGTCTTGGAATAATAGTCTTTATGTAAATGCCTATCGGGCTACTTGGCAGCATCCTGTTAAAGGATATTCAATGGCTCTCTTTAATTCTTGTATGAAAAATATTGTTCTTTTTCCAACAAAATATGTGACTGAGAAAGTAATCTATACCTTAACTTCTAGTGAAGAGGCAGCAAAAAACTATTCTGGATTTTTAGCAGGTATGTTTACTGTTTATGGTACAACACCTATCTCTGTCTTAAAAACAAGAATGATGACCAACGTACCGCTTAAAGACTTGAGCATAAACCGGTTAATGTCAGGCGTAAATGCCATTGCCTTACGAGATGGCATTCAATATGGCATTTATTTTAATACTCTAGAATTATTTAAAGAAAAAATGGGCGATAATTTTCTTGCTGCAGGAGCCGCAGGAATTCTTGGGTATACGCTTAGTAATCCTCTGAGTGTCATTGGTCTTAACCAAAAAACATCAATAGAGCCACTTAATATTGCTGACATGGGTAAGAAAATTTATAAGGCCAATGGTGTAAAAGGCTTTTATCCCTTAATTGCCTTATCTGCTTTTGGCATGTTTGCTCGTGGTGTAGCCATTAGTAAAGGCCTTGAATTGTATGATTCTATCACTGAAAGTCAGGCTCAAAGTAACAAAGCCAGGTAA
- a CDS encoding aminoglycoside adenylyltransferase family protein, whose translation MKFKLEKNSEHQLAACLNLLQEVLGNSLLGVYLYGSAIVGGLQKYSDIDLFVVVNRPTNTQEKKQLVTHLLQISGIYKKSLKRPIEMSIAVKSEINPWHYPPKFDFQYGEWLRVPFEQGNIEPWATKALPDLALLITQVLLASQPLFGPSPQQLLSRVPYKDFILASIDSIEELMATIATDTCNVLLTLARIWSTLATDAMRSKLKAAAWAINHLPKELQIMMERAQAVCRGEHEDSWDALNQVVHTCAKKMIEEIYKQIRVRQLLSEHLNRIITYADDI comes from the coding sequence ATGAAATTTAAATTAGAAAAAAACTCAGAACACCAACTTGCTGCCTGTCTTAATCTACTGCAAGAAGTATTAGGAAACAGTCTACTAGGCGTATATTTGTATGGCTCTGCTATTGTTGGTGGGTTGCAAAAATACAGTGATATTGATTTATTCGTTGTTGTGAACCGCCCAACTAATACGCAAGAAAAAAAGCAGCTCGTTACGCACTTACTACAAATCTCAGGCATTTATAAAAAAAGTTTAAAGCGCCCTATTGAAATGTCGATTGCTGTTAAATCGGAAATAAATCCTTGGCATTATCCACCCAAATTTGATTTTCAATATGGGGAGTGGCTGCGCGTGCCTTTTGAACAAGGTAATATTGAACCTTGGGCAACCAAAGCGCTTCCTGATTTAGCCTTGCTTATTACGCAAGTTTTACTAGCCAGCCAACCTCTTTTTGGTCCAAGCCCTCAACAGCTACTTAGTCGCGTTCCTTATAAAGATTTTATATTAGCTTCAATTGATTCGATTGAAGAGTTAATGGCAACTATTGCAACAGATACATGCAACGTGTTGTTAACGCTCGCACGAATTTGGAGCACGCTGGCAACAGATGCCATGCGCTCTAAACTTAAAGCAGCCGCCTGGGCAATTAATCACTTGCCTAAAGAACTGCAAATCATGATGGAAAGAGCACAAGCAGTCTGTAGGGGTGAACACGAAGATTCTTGGGATGCTTTAAATCAAGTTGTGCACACTTGCGCTAAAAAAATGATAGAAGAGATTTATAAGCAGATAAGAGTTCGTCAATTATTATCAGAGCATCTTAATCGAATAATTACATATGCTGATGATATATAA
- a CDS encoding penicillin-binding transpeptidase domain-containing protein, producing MNTFLVTKKKLALCLAALTLTLPAQAITTADYAKLFKGYDACFILYNVNDHKIISEYNPNNRCNQRLAPDSTFKIALSLMAFNQGTINQNTEFKWDGHKGVLPEHDRNQTPASWLKYSVLWVSQQITPQLGEARIKHYLAGFAYGNQDFSGDKNKHNGLTHAWLSSSLKLSGFEQLNFLKAMLTNELPVNANAVKYTKENLYLGKLANGADYYGKTGSGRHGRNERYAHPSQLRDGWFVGFIEQGKQQYIFVSNLTDKQVQATIDPADGSLKPFGSQLLKPITMNILNTLLKPKV from the coding sequence ATGAACACATTTTTAGTCACGAAAAAAAAGCTAGCTCTCTGCCTTGCTGCACTAACATTAACTCTGCCTGCGCAGGCGATTACCACTGCTGACTATGCAAAATTATTTAAAGGGTATGATGCTTGTTTTATTCTATACAATGTAAATGACCATAAAATCATCAGCGAATACAATCCCAATAATCGGTGCAATCAACGCCTTGCTCCCGACTCTACCTTTAAAATCGCCTTATCATTAATGGCGTTTAACCAAGGCACGATTAATCAAAACACAGAATTTAAGTGGGATGGACATAAAGGGGTGCTACCTGAACATGACCGTAATCAAACACCAGCCAGCTGGTTAAAATATTCAGTCCTTTGGGTTTCACAACAAATTACACCGCAATTAGGTGAGGCGCGTATTAAGCATTATTTAGCTGGATTTGCTTACGGTAATCAAGATTTTTCTGGCGATAAAAATAAACACAACGGCCTTACCCATGCCTGGCTTTCAAGTAGCCTTAAACTATCTGGCTTTGAGCAATTGAATTTTTTAAAGGCTATGTTAACTAACGAATTACCAGTTAATGCCAATGCTGTTAAATACACGAAAGAAAATTTGTACTTAGGCAAACTTGCTAATGGCGCTGATTATTATGGCAAAACTGGTTCAGGCAGACATGGTCGTAACGAAAGATACGCACATCCTAGTCAATTACGCGATGGTTGGTTCGTTGGTTTTATCGAGCAGGGTAAACAACAATATATTTTTGTAAGTAATCTTACCGATAAACAAGTGCAAGCGACAATTGATCCAGCCGATGGCAGTTTAAAGCCTTTTGGAAGTCAGTTGTTAAAACCTATTACTATGAACATATTAAATACACTCCTTAAGCCTAAGGTTTAA
- a CDS encoding AbrB/MazE/SpoVT family DNA-binding domain-containing protein → MSIVTLTKWGNSIGVRIPSAILKEAHLNPGEELEITADEKGVLTLIPIKNQQENWLEQFNAAADSGNEKTAINIVNDFDKDEWTW, encoded by the coding sequence ATGTCTATTGTGACTTTAACTAAATGGGGAAATTCCATTGGTGTTCGTATACCATCAGCTATTCTTAAAGAAGCTCATTTAAATCCCGGCGAAGAATTAGAGATTACAGCAGATGAAAAGGGTGTGCTGACCCTAATTCCCATAAAAAACCAGCAAGAAAACTGGCTAGAGCAATTTAATGCTGCTGCAGATTCAGGTAATGAAAAAACCGCTATTAATATAGTTAATGACTTTGATAAAGATGAATGGACATGGTAA